In Alteromonas sp. V450, the following proteins share a genomic window:
- a CDS encoding DUF3016 domain-containing protein, giving the protein MRLINTFSCFGIAASLSGLLIATPVSAAEVEVVWEKPESYADLRPANESRKRFRERVMTQLASHIETLAETMPSEQTLSITVTNLDLAGQVWPSQFVGFGTGGGDVRLIQRIDIPRMSLNYKLTDESGNILQEAHDVKIKDMDFLDSNMRRTGRDSLSYEKAMLDEWFADTFSTNVAASG; this is encoded by the coding sequence ATGCGTTTGATAAATACTTTTTCATGCTTTGGCATTGCCGCAAGTCTTTCAGGTTTATTAATTGCGACACCTGTTAGTGCTGCTGAAGTCGAGGTTGTGTGGGAAAAGCCAGAGTCTTATGCGGATCTGAGGCCTGCAAATGAATCGAGAAAGCGATTTCGTGAACGGGTAATGACTCAGTTAGCGTCACACATTGAAACCTTGGCTGAGACGATGCCAAGCGAGCAAACCCTGTCTATCACGGTAACAAATTTAGACCTTGCAGGTCAGGTTTGGCCCAGCCAGTTTGTTGGTTTCGGCACCGGCGGGGGGGATGTGCGCTTAATTCAACGCATCGATATTCCGCGCATGTCGCTTAACTATAAGTTGACTGATGAAAGCGGCAATATTTTACAAGAAGCGCATGACGTAAAAATAAAAGATATGGATTTTCTAGACTCAAATATGAGACGCACAGGGAGAGACTCGCTTTCCTATGAGAAAGCAATGCTTGATGAGTGGTTTGCCGATACTTTCTCCACAAACGTTGCGGCAAGCGGTTAG
- a CDS encoding SDR family NAD(P)-dependent oxidoreductase: MSEDHAIENEVSHSAPEITPPVCIVTGGSMGIGLAVCELFAAHGYTVINLDIRDFERKPKCAIWKPCDVSDVPTVSATIDEIIKTYERVDALVCNAGMHVSATIEDTDEALLDRVLSLNVKGAYASIKACLPVMKRQRGGAIVVMGSDQSFVGKRNSFAYGLTKSALASIAKTTALDYASYNIRVNAVCPGTIETPLFHKAIDSYVSRSKVDKAVVVAEEAAAQPLGRLGQPKDVAELTYFLCSDSASFITGSLHAVDGGYTAQ; the protein is encoded by the coding sequence ATGTCAGAAGATCACGCTATAGAAAATGAAGTTAGCCATTCAGCACCTGAAATCACTCCACCTGTTTGTATTGTAACGGGAGGGAGTATGGGGATAGGACTTGCTGTTTGTGAATTATTCGCAGCACATGGCTATACCGTCATAAATTTGGACATTCGAGATTTTGAACGCAAGCCTAAATGTGCAATTTGGAAGCCATGCGATGTCAGCGACGTGCCAACGGTCAGTGCGACAATAGACGAAATCATAAAAACCTATGAGCGGGTTGATGCGCTGGTATGTAACGCGGGAATGCATGTGTCTGCCACTATTGAAGACACCGACGAAGCATTATTAGACCGCGTGTTAAGTCTCAACGTGAAAGGCGCTTACGCCTCAATAAAAGCGTGTTTACCGGTAATGAAGCGCCAGCGTGGCGGCGCCATAGTGGTAATGGGCTCTGATCAGTCTTTTGTTGGCAAGCGAAATTCTTTTGCTTATGGTTTGACGAAATCGGCACTTGCGTCCATCGCCAAAACCACCGCACTTGACTACGCTTCATACAACATTCGAGTAAATGCAGTGTGCCCAGGTACAATCGAGACACCGCTGTTTCACAAGGCAATCGATAGTTATGTTTCGCGCTCTAAAGTAGATAAAGCGGTGGTGGTTGCAGAAGAAGCGGCCGCGCAACCCTTAGGAAGGTTAGGGCAGCCAAAGGACGTTGCTGAACTTACGTATTTCTTGTGCAGCGATAGTGCGTCTTTTATAACGGGTAGTTTGCACGCAGTTGATGGTGGCTACACTGCACAATAA
- a CDS encoding class II aldolase/adducin family protein, with protein sequence MFSLPKKSLKDQVSESEWQTRVDLAACYRLVSDMRWGDLIYTHISAKVPGTEHYLVNAFGLAFDEVTASNLVKVDLKGKILDDTPFDINPAGFTIHSAIHEVRDDAQCVIHLHTLATIAVASVKGGLRPWSQYSLFSLPSLSYHNYEGLAVDDSEKKRLQEDLGDTNHMLLPNHGGLTIGPTVGDAFMRFYDLQRACEIQLALMQSNEDVIEIPQSIIDNIYQQAKVVHSGETGGQKAWPAMLRKAYKLDPTFCE encoded by the coding sequence TTGTTCTCACTGCCCAAAAAAAGCCTCAAAGACCAGGTCTCTGAGAGCGAATGGCAAACCCGCGTAGACCTAGCAGCCTGCTACCGCTTGGTGTCAGATATGCGTTGGGGCGACCTAATTTATACCCACATTTCAGCTAAAGTACCAGGAACTGAGCACTATCTGGTTAACGCTTTCGGCCTGGCTTTCGACGAGGTAACGGCATCAAACCTTGTAAAGGTCGATCTCAAGGGCAAGATCCTTGACGATACCCCTTTCGATATAAATCCAGCAGGATTTACAATCCACAGTGCCATACACGAAGTTAGAGACGACGCTCAGTGCGTTATTCATCTACATACATTGGCAACCATCGCAGTAGCTTCGGTAAAGGGGGGGCTTAGACCGTGGAGCCAATATTCGTTATTTTCCTTGCCCTCATTGTCGTACCACAATTATGAGGGGCTGGCTGTTGACGACAGTGAGAAAAAAAGGCTTCAAGAGGATTTAGGCGACACTAACCACATGCTATTGCCTAATCATGGCGGGCTGACAATTGGGCCTACCGTTGGCGATGCTTTTATGCGTTTTTACGATTTACAGCGCGCGTGTGAAATTCAGCTTGCGCTTATGCAGTCAAATGAAGATGTCATTGAGATCCCACAATCTATCATTGATAACATTTATCAGCAGGCAAAAGTTGTTCATAGTGGCGAAACGGGTGGTCAAAAAGCATGGCCGGCTATGCTGCGAAAAGCGTATAAACTTGACCCTACTTTTTGCGAATAA
- the ccoG gene encoding cytochrome c oxidase accessory protein CcoG, protein MNEQIPVKNVTPVKVHKPKGTVEGKRRDSRSRIYVRAVKGPLESFRRLFGLFFLGLFAIIPWLQFNGQQAVLLDIGEQRFTIFSLTLWPQDLTLLAYIFIVSAFALFFVTTFAGRVWCGFMCPQTTWVYIYTWFEEKCEGTRNKRIALDNRKMDFDKFIRKTAKHTAWVAVALLTALTFVGYFTPIDQLFIEFFTFNTSFWAAFSVIFFAVCTYGNAGYMREIMCTHICPYARFQSAMFDKDTFTVSYNAKRGEKRGPRPRKLSHEQVQEKGLGDCIDCNLCVQVCPTGIDIRNGLQYECINCGACVDACNGVMDKMGYPKGLISFTSEEELSGGKTHIIRPKLVGYFVVLIVMTGLLFANIWMRSPTEVDIIRDRNSLYRETNEGLIENVYTIKVLNKTQQTHTYSIAIKGLPEYEYIGEQTVTVGGGEVYSTPISVATDAYNLEDTVTDILISVSTTIDGEVVTVDEPTKFLYR, encoded by the coding sequence ATGAATGAACAAATACCGGTAAAAAATGTTACTCCGGTAAAAGTACACAAGCCCAAAGGCACCGTTGAAGGGAAGCGCAGAGACTCTAGAAGCCGAATTTATGTGCGCGCGGTTAAAGGGCCGTTAGAGTCTTTTCGACGCCTTTTTGGGTTATTTTTCTTGGGGCTGTTCGCCATAATTCCTTGGCTTCAATTTAACGGACAACAGGCAGTATTGCTCGATATTGGTGAGCAGCGGTTTACGATATTTTCTCTGACACTGTGGCCTCAAGACCTTACGCTTCTCGCTTATATATTCATCGTTTCTGCATTCGCCCTTTTCTTCGTTACGACATTTGCAGGGCGGGTTTGGTGTGGTTTCATGTGTCCTCAAACTACATGGGTTTATATTTACACTTGGTTTGAGGAAAAGTGCGAAGGCACCAGAAACAAACGTATCGCCCTTGATAATCGGAAAATGGATTTTGACAAATTTATCAGAAAGACGGCTAAACACACCGCTTGGGTAGCAGTAGCACTACTTACTGCACTGACGTTCGTGGGCTATTTCACACCGATAGACCAGCTTTTTATTGAATTTTTTACGTTTAACACCAGTTTTTGGGCTGCGTTTTCAGTTATTTTCTTTGCCGTTTGCACCTACGGCAATGCCGGGTATATGCGGGAAATAATGTGTACCCATATATGCCCCTACGCACGCTTTCAGTCTGCCATGTTCGATAAAGACACATTCACCGTATCTTACAATGCAAAACGCGGTGAAAAGCGTGGTCCACGTCCCCGTAAGCTCAGCCATGAACAAGTTCAAGAAAAAGGCTTAGGCGACTGTATAGACTGTAACCTATGTGTACAAGTTTGCCCTACGGGTATCGATATTCGCAACGGTTTGCAGTATGAATGCATAAACTGCGGCGCCTGCGTCGACGCGTGTAACGGCGTAATGGACAAAATGGGGTATCCCAAGGGGCTGATTAGCTTTACGTCTGAAGAAGAATTGTCAGGCGGCAAAACACATATTATAAGACCCAAGCTCGTCGGTTACTTTGTCGTTCTCATTGTAATGACTGGTTTATTGTTCGCAAATATATGGATGCGAAGCCCAACGGAAGTCGACATTATTAGAGATCGTAATTCGCTTTATCGCGAGACAAACGAAGGACTAATTGAAAATGTTTACACCATCAAGGTGCTCAATAAAACACAACAAACCCACACCTATAGCATTGCGATAAAAGGTTTACCGGAATACGAATACATTGGTGAACAAACGGTAACTGTTGGGGGTGGTGAGGTGTACAGTACACCAATTTCTGTTGCAACAGACGCCTATAATCTGGAAGATACGGTTACCGATATCTTAATCAGCGTGAGCACAACCATAGACGGTGAGGTGGTTACTGTTGATGAACCGACTAAATTCCTCTATCGATGA
- a CDS encoding mandelate racemase/muconate lactonizing enzyme family protein gives MKVTKVEIFDIECPKRPQWNPVFVRVYTDEGITGVGEAGLAYDWGHSAAAHMIKEIAEAMLIGFNPFHTELLWSRMLREGFWGLGGGPVIYAAMSAIDTALWDIKGKALGLPVYELLGGKTNGKLRSYASQLQFDWDKEVTKLNDPADYARATEKALKEGYDAVKVDPIVYDKDGNTHFDRTKLFTKPELKLFKARLQAIRDTMGDDGDIIFECHSLLGASTAIQLGSIVEEIGCLYYEEPVNYLNSKLHDKVAKNVNVPIAGGERLYHRWDVRPYLEDQSIDVLQPDVGLCGGFTEAKKVCDYADIYDVRIQAHVCGGPVATAASLHLETAIPNFLIHEHHTYAIKDWNRELCIQDPQPVNGFIEAPDTPGLGIELNDEVVYRSPNMTVTALK, from the coding sequence ATGAAAGTTACTAAAGTAGAAATATTTGATATTGAATGTCCCAAAAGACCTCAATGGAACCCTGTTTTTGTGCGCGTGTATACTGACGAGGGGATCACCGGTGTAGGTGAAGCCGGCTTGGCTTATGATTGGGGCCACAGCGCCGCTGCCCATATGATAAAAGAAATTGCAGAGGCCATGCTCATTGGCTTTAACCCCTTCCATACTGAACTACTGTGGTCGCGCATGCTGCGCGAGGGTTTTTGGGGCTTAGGTGGAGGTCCTGTTATCTATGCAGCAATGAGTGCAATTGACACAGCGCTTTGGGATATTAAAGGTAAAGCACTTGGCCTTCCCGTTTATGAACTGTTGGGCGGTAAGACAAATGGTAAACTACGCAGTTATGCTAGTCAGCTACAGTTTGATTGGGATAAAGAAGTCACTAAGCTTAACGATCCTGCCGACTATGCGAGGGCCACAGAAAAAGCGCTCAAAGAGGGTTATGACGCAGTAAAGGTTGACCCCATCGTGTATGACAAAGACGGTAATACGCACTTTGATCGTACAAAGCTATTTACCAAGCCCGAACTCAAACTGTTCAAAGCACGCTTACAAGCAATTCGCGACACGATGGGTGATGATGGCGACATTATCTTTGAATGTCATAGTTTACTTGGTGCATCTACCGCTATTCAGTTAGGCAGCATCGTAGAAGAAATTGGCTGTTTGTATTATGAAGAGCCGGTGAACTACTTAAATTCAAAACTGCATGACAAAGTGGCCAAAAACGTGAATGTTCCTATTGCTGGTGGAGAACGTTTATATCATCGCTGGGACGTGCGCCCATATCTTGAAGATCAATCGATAGACGTACTACAACCTGACGTTGGACTTTGCGGAGGCTTCACTGAAGCGAAAAAAGTGTGTGATTATGCAGATATTTACGACGTTCGTATTCAGGCACACGTGTGTGGCGGCCCAGTGGCGACTGCTGCTAGTCTACACTTAGAAACGGCAATCCCGAATTTCCTCATTCATGAGCACCACACCTATGCGATTAAAGACTGGAATAGAGAACTGTGTATTCAAGATCCACAGCCTGTAAATGGCTTTATTGAAGCGCCAGACACACCAGGGCTGGGCATAGAACTCAATGATGAAGTGGTTTATCGGTCACCTAACATGACGGTAACGGCATTAAAATAA
- a CDS encoding efflux RND transporter periplasmic adaptor subunit, translated as MLSKFSLPPLFLGVVMLLGVLVYINIPHTQADGKNEARATPVKTSKAEPQAFPITIESLGTAIANESVNLTSQVTDKVISVNFNDGDAVEKGAILVQLNNFEEMARIEELKANIQEAKRQFSRIANLRQSNATSEQLLDEQKARVKALEAQLDVAQAQLDDLQIKAPFSGLLGNREISVGSLVQPGSTITTLDDISVIKVDFNIAENHLGSVAKGQKVSATSVAYPGTNFEGQISNIDTRLDPVSRSISARATIANPDGKLRPGMLLTVVVEKRVLNALVLPEKSLVPVQDKQFVYVVKNDIAHQVEVITGERRPGLVQIIEGLESGDEVITEGTLRVRDQSPVNVLNR; from the coding sequence ATGTTATCCAAGTTTTCATTACCACCTTTATTTTTAGGCGTAGTAATGCTTTTAGGAGTATTGGTTTACATTAATATTCCACATACACAGGCTGATGGAAAGAATGAGGCCCGTGCCACACCAGTAAAAACATCCAAAGCGGAACCCCAAGCATTCCCCATTACTATTGAGTCACTCGGTACGGCAATAGCCAATGAGTCGGTCAATCTTACATCTCAGGTTACCGACAAAGTTATTTCGGTCAATTTTAATGACGGCGACGCGGTTGAAAAGGGCGCCATTCTAGTGCAGCTCAACAATTTTGAAGAAATGGCAAGAATAGAAGAGTTGAAAGCCAATATTCAAGAAGCGAAGCGTCAGTTTTCGCGAATTGCGAACTTAAGGCAGAGCAATGCAACGTCTGAGCAATTGCTTGACGAACAGAAAGCACGCGTAAAAGCACTCGAAGCGCAATTGGATGTGGCGCAAGCTCAGTTAGACGATTTGCAGATAAAGGCGCCATTTAGTGGCCTGTTGGGCAACAGAGAAATTAGTGTGGGTTCACTTGTCCAACCCGGAAGTACAATTACGACGCTTGACGACATAAGCGTTATTAAGGTCGATTTTAATATTGCCGAAAATCACCTCGGCAGTGTCGCAAAAGGTCAAAAGGTTTCTGCCACCTCTGTTGCCTACCCGGGTACAAACTTTGAAGGTCAAATAAGCAATATTGACACGAGACTTGATCCTGTTAGTCGTTCAATAAGCGCGCGAGCTACTATTGCAAACCCTGACGGTAAATTGCGTCCCGGTATGCTGTTAACTGTTGTGGTGGAGAAGCGTGTTTTAAATGCGCTAGTGTTGCCTGAAAAGTCGCTGGTGCCGGTACAAGACAAGCAATTTGTTTACGTTGTAAAAAATGACATAGCGCATCAGGTAGAGGTAATTACAGGTGAGCGTCGTCCTGGCTTAGTGCAAATTATTGAGGGGCTAGAAAGCGGTGACGAGGTGATCACAGAGGGCACGCTTAGAGTGCGTGACCAGTCTCCCGTCAATGTGTTAAATCGATAG
- a CDS encoding amidohydrolase, whose translation MGFDLNNVNKQRTWVDPHVHFFALDKGAYAWLKPNNPPFWADKTDIARNHYEVDLTRAAGPNLSGFVHVEAGFDNTKPWREIEFLEGHCRLPFRSVACIDLSSKYAESHINKLAGYSSVVGLRDILDDNATTMLNNPKVQWLLGFMAKKGLSFDAQFDLADTAVVNALLKVLERYPSLRVIVDHSAVAPLTIESLAFKRWTKNIASLTETEQVAFKFSGLEMQDRQWCKRRAQQVLSALLANASRDKVMLASNYPLCTWRMPYQCLWKVYHELTCPLSEHEKMWLFENTAKNWYRLT comes from the coding sequence ATGGGTTTTGATCTGAATAATGTGAATAAACAGCGTACGTGGGTAGACCCTCATGTCCATTTTTTTGCCTTAGATAAAGGCGCTTACGCTTGGCTTAAGCCTAATAACCCCCCCTTTTGGGCTGATAAAACGGATATTGCACGAAATCATTATGAAGTGGATCTCACGCGTGCCGCGGGCCCTAACTTAAGCGGGTTTGTGCATGTTGAAGCGGGCTTTGACAACACAAAGCCATGGCGCGAAATTGAATTTTTAGAAGGTCATTGTCGCCTGCCTTTTCGCAGCGTAGCTTGTATAGATTTATCGTCAAAATATGCTGAGAGCCACATTAACAAACTTGCTGGTTACTCGTCCGTGGTTGGCCTACGTGATATTTTGGATGATAACGCAACCACGATGCTCAACAACCCAAAGGTGCAGTGGTTGCTTGGGTTTATGGCAAAAAAAGGTCTGAGCTTTGATGCGCAGTTTGATCTTGCTGACACTGCTGTAGTAAACGCTCTTCTGAAAGTATTAGAACGCTATCCATCATTGAGGGTAATCGTTGATCACAGCGCGGTTGCACCGTTAACCATTGAAAGTTTAGCGTTTAAACGCTGGACAAAAAATATTGCAAGTTTAACAGAGACAGAGCAAGTCGCATTTAAGTTCTCAGGGTTAGAAATGCAGGACAGGCAGTGGTGTAAGCGCAGAGCTCAGCAAGTTTTAAGCGCATTATTAGCAAACGCTTCTCGTGATAAAGTTATGTTGGCCAGCAACTATCCCCTATGTACATGGCGAATGCCGTATCAATGCCTCTGGAAAGTGTATCACGAATTAACGTGTCCACTGAGTGAACACGAAAAAATGTGGTTGTTTGAGAATACCGCGAAAAATTGGTATCGCCTGACTTAA
- a CDS encoding acyl-CoA dehydrogenase family protein → MPLYHAPTADFQFLLKDWLGLDAHYEKLGISDFDSELANEIISQGAKFALDVVAPLNREGDEEGCTLKDGKITTPKGFAEAYQEYVANGWNAMLGTAEYEGQDLPYTMAVPVHEMLNAANLSWRLTTMLTESATLAVTKHASKALKDIYLAKLISGEWTGTMNLTEPHAGTDLSLLSTKAEPQGDGSYKITGNKIFITAGDHDWSSNVIHLVLARLPDAPKGVKGISLFLVPKFLPDASNEPGEANSLSVGSIEHKMGIKASPTCVMNFDGATGWLVGEENQGLACMFTMMNDARFQVGMQGLGAAEASYQGALTYARERLQSRAPQGIQNPEGKADPIVFQPDVARMLLTQKSLIEGCRALSLLYAKFMDVEKLSEGEDKENAEKILQFLTPICKAFMTDMGLETTSIGVQVFGGHGFIREWGMEQLMRDVRIAMLYEGTNGIQALDLIGRKLTRDGGQMMEATYNAFNELVHKIQDNEAQGLAQGLLDDWRASSADCLGMDPTTAASAACDYLAYSAYSLLGVLWYSMADAAQNSDNAVLAASKVKTRDFYIERILPRRDAHKVAYMAGPESTLAISGSEFDYL, encoded by the coding sequence ATGCCTCTATACCATGCACCCACTGCTGATTTTCAGTTTCTTTTAAAAGATTGGCTTGGACTTGATGCCCACTACGAAAAACTTGGAATTAGTGATTTCGATAGTGAATTAGCGAATGAAATTATTTCTCAAGGTGCAAAGTTTGCGCTGGACGTTGTTGCCCCCCTAAATCGTGAAGGCGATGAAGAGGGCTGTACCCTTAAAGATGGAAAGATTACAACGCCGAAAGGGTTTGCTGAAGCTTACCAAGAATATGTCGCTAACGGCTGGAATGCGATGCTAGGCACCGCTGAGTATGAAGGACAAGATTTGCCCTACACGATGGCGGTTCCTGTTCACGAAATGCTAAACGCGGCGAACTTAAGCTGGCGTTTAACCACCATGCTTACAGAAAGCGCGACATTGGCGGTAACTAAGCATGCCAGCAAAGCATTGAAAGATATCTACCTTGCCAAACTAATAAGCGGCGAGTGGACAGGCACGATGAACCTGACCGAACCTCATGCCGGAACAGATTTAAGTTTACTTAGCACTAAAGCTGAACCTCAAGGTGACGGTAGCTACAAAATAACCGGCAACAAGATTTTTATTACTGCGGGTGATCACGATTGGAGCTCGAACGTTATTCACCTAGTACTAGCTCGCCTTCCAGACGCACCAAAAGGCGTTAAAGGCATTAGCCTGTTCCTTGTGCCTAAGTTTCTGCCAGACGCAAGCAACGAACCTGGTGAGGCAAATAGCCTTTCTGTGGGCAGCATTGAACATAAAATGGGGATTAAGGCTAGTCCAACTTGCGTAATGAACTTTGACGGTGCCACTGGCTGGTTAGTTGGCGAGGAGAACCAAGGGCTGGCGTGTATGTTTACAATGATGAACGATGCGCGTTTCCAAGTAGGCATGCAGGGCCTTGGGGCGGCTGAAGCGTCATACCAAGGCGCATTAACCTATGCGCGAGAGCGTTTGCAATCTCGCGCCCCTCAAGGCATTCAAAATCCTGAAGGCAAAGCTGATCCCATCGTTTTTCAGCCAGACGTTGCACGCATGTTGCTCACGCAAAAATCATTAATTGAAGGGTGTCGTGCGCTTTCACTTCTTTACGCTAAATTTATGGATGTAGAAAAGCTTAGCGAAGGGGAAGACAAGGAAAATGCAGAGAAAATATTGCAGTTTCTAACGCCTATTTGTAAAGCCTTCATGACTGATATGGGCCTTGAAACCACCAGTATTGGTGTGCAAGTCTTCGGCGGCCACGGCTTCATACGTGAGTGGGGCATGGAGCAGCTTATGCGTGATGTTCGTATTGCGATGCTTTATGAAGGCACCAACGGCATTCAGGCACTTGATTTGATTGGCCGAAAGCTAACCCGAGATGGCGGCCAGATGATGGAAGCAACCTATAATGCTTTCAATGAACTGGTTCATAAAATTCAAGATAATGAAGCACAAGGTCTAGCGCAGGGTCTTCTTGACGACTGGCGAGCATCATCAGCAGATTGTCTGGGGATGGACCCTACAACAGCGGCATCGGCAGCGTGTGATTACCTCGCATACAGTGCCTACTCGTTGCTAGGCGTGTTGTGGTATAGCATGGCAGACGCGGCGCAAAATAGTGACAACGCTGTATTAGCCGCATCAAAAGTTAAAACACGCGATTTTTACATTGAGCGTATTTTGCCGCGACGCGATGCGCACAAAGTCGCTTATATGGCCGGCCCTGAAAGCACGCTAGCTATTAGCGGCAGTGAGTTCGACTATTTGTAA
- a CDS encoding NUDIX hydrolase, translating into MSPTLETEIDAHHAQEIATAKGAACIIKSQEKVVLIRHRLTGKLDFPGGGFSDDNSTACTAHRETWEETGFNVSVETYLAKTNNGLLLFGCDLDAGIDTLPDVFEPPPWATIEVSAIEKVDPFLIDHQDLRFKDDLILLRDSFISFDAKK; encoded by the coding sequence ATGTCACCAACGCTAGAAACGGAAATCGACGCTCACCATGCACAAGAAATAGCGACTGCAAAAGGCGCAGCCTGCATCATTAAATCGCAAGAAAAGGTTGTTTTGATTCGCCATCGCCTAACTGGAAAATTGGATTTTCCGGGTGGCGGTTTCTCCGATGATAATTCCACCGCCTGTACCGCACACCGAGAAACATGGGAAGAAACCGGTTTTAACGTTTCTGTCGAAACCTACTTAGCTAAAACGAACAATGGCCTACTATTATTTGGGTGTGACCTCGATGCAGGCATTGACACGCTTCCCGATGTATTCGAACCACCTCCGTGGGCAACGATTGAAGTGAGCGCGATAGAAAAAGTCGATCCGTTTTTAATTGACCATCAGGATTTGCGTTTTAAAGATGATCTCATTTTACTTCGCGACAGTTTTATTTCCTTTGACGCTAAGAAATAA